In Tenacibaculum sp. 190524A02b, the genomic stretch ATATACTTGATGATGAATTATAATTAGCATCCTGTGTTAGTTCCCAAACAATTACTCCTTGATGCCCAAACCTTTTACTATATTTTATTTTTTCACCTGCTTGTTTAGGTGTATCAAAATATATATTCTTCCCATTAAGTCCAATATGCCCGTTTAATTTCTTGGTATCTTTAGGATCATAACTTGTAGCTGCATTTGGAAACTCTTCTAATATTTTTCTGTAAGGAACAAATTTAAAACCATTACTCCCTGCTGGTTTTCTTTCAGAAAAATCATAACCATAAATAGGTACACCTACTACTAATTTATTTTTCTTCACTCCTAATCCGCCAGCATGATTCCATACAGGTTCTGCAATACCCATCCAATATTCTAAAGCATCTTGTACAGAATAAATAGGGTCATTTGCTGATTGACCTGTATATGTTCTTTCAGGGACTTTGTACAACGAACTATGCGGTCCTATAGGTGATTTATCCCAAGATCCTGTAAAATCATAAGTCATCAACCCAATCCAATCCATATAATCAGCCATTTTCGCATCGTAATTGTTACCGTACCAAGAAGTTCCAAAAACAGCAGCGGTTATTAACTTATTAGGCATTTTTTCTCTTAACTTCTTACTTAAAGTCGTTAAACCAATAGCCGCTGGATGCGGACCATCATCAGCTCCTCCCCATTTATCTCCTCTTTTTCTTCCTCCCTGATCAGAAGTTCCAGAAATATTAGGATCTGCCCACCAACACTCTAAATCTAAATCTAATCCATCTAATTGACGTTGATTAACATAGTTTACTAAAAGATTTGCTATTTCCTCTAATTTTTGGTCATTATTATAATACTTAGTCATTAACCATAAAAAGGCATAATCAGTAGCACCACCAACAGCCACTGAAACTTTTACATTTTTAGCTCTTGATTTTGATAAAACTTTACAATCAGTTAAAACAGAATCAACCTTAAATAATTCTCTTTCATTAAATCCTATAGAAGCAAAATCACTACTGTTATAGTTGTTATTATTTTGCTTAAACATTAAGAAAGAAATGTTAAGGTTGGTCACTACTTCTGGTTTAAAATTATTTTTAATATCATAATCAGGAATCCAGGTAGGCAAATATCCTATGATTCTCTGTTTTCCTTTATAATCTGCCCCTAAACCACCATCTCCACAAGCACTAATAACTTGCCAAGATTGATCTGCTGGCTTAGCTGTTGTATAATATTTCGCTTCATAATTGACACCGTCTAACGAAACTTGATCTCCCTTTACATAATTTTCTTTGTTAGGATCCCATGCTGGGTAACAATCAGGAAATTGATATTGTGCGTAAAGACTTACACCACAAATTAAGAGTATAAGGGTTAGTATTGTTTTTTTCATTATTACTTAGTTTTTGTAATTCCTAGAAGGATTATTTGTTGTTTGTTAATTATTTATTAGTTAATGTTTGATTAAAAAAATCTTAATATATAGCCTAATAAGCCTTATAGAAAAGGCTTATTTAAATGTTCTTTGAA encodes the following:
- a CDS encoding glycosyl hydrolase family 18 protein, encoding MKKTILTLILLICGVSLYAQYQFPDCYPAWDPNKENYVKGDQVSLDGVNYEAKYYTTAKPADQSWQVISACGDGGLGADYKGKQRIIGYLPTWIPDYDIKNNFKPEVVTNLNISFLMFKQNNNNYNSSDFASIGFNERELFKVDSVLTDCKVLSKSRAKNVKVSVAVGGATDYAFLWLMTKYYNNDQKLEEIANLLVNYVNQRQLDGLDLDLECWWADPNISGTSDQGGRKRGDKWGGADDGPHPAAIGLTTLSKKLREKMPNKLITAAVFGTSWYGNNYDAKMADYMDWIGLMTYDFTGSWDKSPIGPHSSLYKVPERTYTGQSANDPIYSVQDALEYWMGIAEPVWNHAGGLGVKKNKLVVGVPIYGYDFSERKPAGSNGFKFVPYRKILEEFPNAATSYDPKDTKKLNGHIGLNGKNIYFDTPKQAGEKIKYSKRFGHQGVIVWELTQDANYNSSSSILKALNEANGNTDPINQSPVITWNSPTNNQVFEVDSLSTINLKATAIDSDGTVDSFKFTNNGTVINSSKSGNEYTGSFTPSTFGSYTIIAEAIDDKGAKSESSITFTVREKSNDNTPPVISGVNPVDNSTIEQTDLSAITLKAMVTDNESVSTVEFIINNQTFNAVSSNSDEYIANWTPNQFGTFSLKIKAADNAGLLSEKTVSFTVKEKSTGGGCSGVAAWEAKVYAQAGQEVVYNNVIYKNKWYAETTDVPGNSNVWEEVRSCDGTGGGDFCGSSEWKASKVYNKGDKVYYDKKIYEANWWTQNHTPGQSAEWKFISNCPESTLLRVYPTSVSDKANIDVQLEKKSAVKILLFDHSGKLVKTFVDDNVSKGLSTFDDNLSMLKNGLYIYKIFVNGKSYTEKIIKNN